In a genomic window of Cuculus canorus isolate bCucCan1 chromosome 4, bCucCan1.pri, whole genome shotgun sequence:
- the USP53 gene encoding inactive ubiquitin carboxyl-terminal hydrolase 53, whose protein sequence is MAWVKFLRKPGGNLGKVYQPGSILSLAPTKGLLNEPGQNSCFLNSAVQVLWQLDIFRRSLRGLTGHVCQGDACIFCALKAIFSQFQHSREKALPSDNMRHALAESFKDEQRFQLGFMDDAAECFENILERIHFHLVPNSETDMCTSKSCISHQKFAMTLYEQCVCRSCGASSDPLPFTEFVRYISTTALCNEVERMMERHERLKPEMFAELLQAANTADDYRKCPSNCGQKIKIRRVLMNCPEIVTIGLVWDSEHSDLTEEVVRNLATQLYLPGLFYRVTDENAKNSELFLVGMICYTSRHYCAFAFHTKSCKWVLFDDANVKEIGTKWKDVVSRCIRCHFQPLLLFYANPDGTAVSPEDAPKQIIHWSQCKATGGNGEDLGFEKLSAPKSDHVKENGVGDHTGQRTGKKLQPDNSAFSRSHIQASSGKGPAKLGYSDQKDRLKDLSRECAQRAADMKSFSSLRKDADRGPRRESGRQRDLVGEDRSSVKSGSPPVGNGLRHGAEQRIYSSQGRGSYKHDNAPHQAKLPVQALASNKPEAFPAGEKPVIRTRTEVVAGYDTDTSQDSRDKGSVSSSRSRSKGWKPMRETLNVDSIFTETEKKQHSPKHKTNLNSKSKHEKERSFNHWPKENQIQKGLMTIYEDETKQDTGSRSSLDSEGKGNAEKSKGFTERKIHTDNWQIQRTESGYESSDHISNGSANPDSPVIEGISPAEVKNVKENASCSGQNLSTKKPDNVLHPVVQQNRNLYDLRKDQLSSDINYRPHANFPAELHLQVPSPPVKRAEMPETNRKLLPSSALQPVLRDIVKSESRNKANEQNPAEWLNPDKFEKMNVLVYSADGLPHPYTENICGRKLISDDFHSSSQPQARHARTFGPKVGLLPCVPQNLSERPVMVPPPGEHAGHPLRRADALWVPEAVYQNLPPPLPPKKYALNTLPASENNSAADVKPTEVLQNNPLRQTGTPLKTALEASVLTNEQRLKEPFQGNELFVHKPDSPPHLAVNDYWTVSENFLKKGSRHTGPSYVDGNDSVSLTTYFSVDSCMTDTYRMKYHQRPKLYFTDSGSFHKEKHPPSAGVELNAPYHAALEPRHPTAEQRYKANAEGIHCSR, encoded by the exons ATGGCATGGGTGAAATTCttaagaaaacctgggggtaACCTTGGAAAAGTTTATCAGCCTGGAAGTATACTCTCCCTCGCTCCTACAAAAGGCTTATTAAATGAACCAGGACAAAACAGCTGCTTTCTTAATAGTGCTGTTCAG GTGTTATGGCAACTTGACATTTTTCGACGAAGTTTAAGAGGTTTAACTGGACATGTATGTCAAGGAGATGCGTGCATATTCTGTGCTTTAAAG GCAATATTTTCACAATTTCAACACAGTCGAGAAAAAGCACTCCCATCGGATAATATGAGACATGCCCTGGCGGAAAGTTTTAAGGATGAACAGCGTTTCCAGCTTGGATTCATGGATGATGCAGCAGAATGTTTT gAAAATATCCTTGAGAGGATTCATTTTCACCTAGTGCCAAACAGCGAAACAGATATGTGCACTTCAAAATCCTGTATTTCTCATCAGAAGTTTGCTATGACTTTGTATGAACAG tGTGTGTGTCGCAGTTGTGGAGCATCGTCAGACCCGTTGCCTTTTACGGAATTTGTGCGTTATATTTCTACCACAGCCCTGTG taatGAAGTGGAAAGAATGATGGAGAGGCATGAACGTCTCAAGCCGGAAATGTTTGCAGAATTACTGCAGGCAGCAAATACTGCTGATGACTACAGAAAGTGTCCT agtaACTGTggtcaaaaaataaaaattcgTCGTGTTCTTATGAATTGTCCGGAGATCGTCACGATTGGCTTAGTCTGGGATTCAGAACACTCTGACCTGACAGAAGAGGTTGTGCGGAATCTGGCAACACAACTTTATCTTCCTGGG ctgttttatAGGGTTACAGATGAAAATGCCAAAAATAGTGAACTTTTTCTTGTGGGAATGATTTGCTACACAAGCCGACATTACTGTGCCTTTGCCTTTCACACCAAGAGTTGCAAATGGGTGCTGTTTGATGATGCTAATGTAAAAGAG attgGAACAAAATGGAAGGATGTGGTCTCTAGGTGCATCCGATGTCACTTTCAGCCATTGTTGCTATTTTATGCTAACCCAGATGGCACAGCTGTGTCTCCAGAAGATGCTCCAAAGCAGATTATTCACTGGTCTCAATGCAAAGCAACAGGAGGAAATGGGGAAGACTTGG GATTTGAAAAGCTTTCTGCTCCTAAATCAGACCATGTGAAAGAGAATGGAGTTGGAGATCACACTGGTCAAAGGACTGGTAAAAAACTTCAGCCAGATAATTCAGCATTCAGTAGAAGCCATATTCAAGCTAGCAGTGGTAAAGGTCCAG CTAAGTTAGGTTACAGCGATCAAAAGGACCGGCTAAAGGACCTATCCCGAGAGTGTGCTCAGAGAGCTGCAGATATGAAAAGCTTCTCGTCTTTACGAAAAGATGCAGACAGAGGACCAAGAAGAGAGTCTGGGAGACAGAGAG atttGGTTGGGGAAGATCGTTCTAGTGTGAAGTCGGGGTCTCCTCCAGTTGGAAATGGTCTTAGACACGGTGCTGAGCAGCGCATATACAGCAGCCAGGGAAGAGGCTCCTATAAGCATGACAACGCACCTCACCAAGCCAAGCTTCCTGTACAGGCGCTTGCGTCAAATAAACCAGAAGCTTTTCCTGCTGGGGAGAAACCAGTGATCAGGACCCGGACTGAGGTTGTCGCTGGCTATGATACAGACACCAGTCAAGACTCTAGGGACAAAGGAagtgtcagcagcagcaggagcagaagtAAAGGTTGGAAGCCTATGCGAGAGACGCTAAACGTAGACAGCATTTTCACCGAGactgagaaaaaacagcatAGCCCAAAGCACAAGACAAATCTGAACAGTAAATCTAAACATGAAAAAGAGCGAAGCTTTAACCATTGGCCAAAAGAGAACCAGATCCAGAAAGGTTTAATGACTATATAtgaagatgaaacaaaacaggaTACGGGAAGTCGAAGTTCACTGGATTCTGAGGGAAAAGGGAATgctgaaaaaagcaaaggatttacagagagaaaaatccatACTGATAACTGGCAAATTCAGAGGACAGAATCTGGATATGAAAGCAGTGATCACATCAGCAATGGATCTGCAAATCCGGACTCACCTGTTATTGAAGGAATTAGTCCAGCAGAGGTTAAGAACGTTAAGGAAAATGCTTCCTGCAG TGGGCAGAACTTGTCAACCAAAAAACCTGACAACGTGTTACATCCAGTAGTCCAACAGAACAGAAACTTATACG aCTTGAGGAAAGACCAGCTCAGTTCTGACATTAACTACAGACCTCATGCTAATTTCCCGGCAGAACTGCATTTGCAGGTGCCCAGTCCTCCAGTAAAGAG AGCTGAAATGCCTGAGACCAACAGGAAACTTCTCCCATCATCAGCTCTACAGCCAGTTCTGAGAGACATTGTTAAGTCAGAAAGCAGGAACAAGGCAAACGAACAGAATCCTGCAGAGTGGCTTAATCCAGACAAGTTTGAGAAGATGAATGTGTTGGTATATTCTGCTGATGGCCTACCCCACCCCTACACGGAGAACATCTGTGGAAGAAAGCTGATCAGCGATGACTTCCACTCCTCTTCTCAGCCACAGGCTCGTCATGCAAGAACGTTTGGTCCCAAGGTGGGGTTGCTGCCTTGTGTGCCACAGAACCTGTCAGAAAGGCCCGTGATGGTTCCCCCTCCCGGTGAGCATGCCGGGCACCCACTCCGAAGGGCGGATGCTCTCTGGGTGCCCGAAGCAGTGTATCAGAATCTTCCTCCCCCTTTACCGCCGAAGAAGTATGCTCTGAATACTTTGCCAGCATCAGAAAATAACTCAGCAGCTGACGTAAAACCGACAGAAGTGTTGCAAAATAATCCATTACGGCAGACAGGTACACCTTTAAAAACGGCATTGGAAGCAAGCGTGTTGACAAACGAGCAGAGGCTGAAAGAGCCGTTTCAAGGGAATGAACTGTTTGTTCATAAACCAGATTCTCCACCTCACTTAGCAGTTAATGACTACTGGACTGTGtctgaaaactttttaaagaaaggatcTCGCCATACGGGACCGAGCTATGTGGATGGAAACGATAGCGTTTCCCTAACGACTTACTTTTCAGTGGATAGCTGTATGACTGACACGTACAGGATGAAGTATCATCAGAGACCCAAGCTGTATTTTACAGACAGCGGAAGctttcacaaagaaaagcatccTCCATCAGCTGGAGTAGAACTGAACGCTCCGTACCATGCTGCTCTTGAGCCCAGGCATCCCACAGCCGAGCAAAGGTACAAGGCAAACGCAGAAGGCATACACTGCAGTAGGTAG